One genomic segment of Borrelia coriaceae includes these proteins:
- the radA gene encoding DNA repair protein RadA, translating into MKKNKDKEIYKCLNCGYKTLKWLGKCPECFSWESLEHFSEIESGYAEDLSKLKNEIFSLNDFKQVDNIRYLTGIEEFDRVLGAGIVVGSAIVISGEPGIGKSTFLLQISSILSLAGKNVLYLAGEESIPQIKLRANRLKIFSDILITNEIDIESLIKMLANIEPDFIVVDSIQTLHSNEVQGSLGGVAQLKHCVYKLVEWARGKNITLCLVGHITKDGILAGPKIIEHMVDAVFYFEEAEKSLRMLRATKNRFGSINEVGIFEMTSLGLIDVKDPSSIFLEKKEEVSSGIAIGIINEGSRVLFIEIQALITRTGMNIPRIFSEKIDSKKISRILAVISKYLNLNFNNDDVYVNVAGGLRIDDIEIELAILVALFSAKTNVVVDQELIFTGEISLSGKIKSSSNIEGKVIAARKSGFQSVLGAKLRGNHYKGYEGIDNVLGVVRRLVKDKKIREHA; encoded by the coding sequence ATGAAAAAAAATAAAGATAAAGAAATTTATAAATGTTTAAATTGTGGATATAAAACTTTAAAGTGGTTAGGAAAATGTCCTGAATGTTTTAGTTGGGAAAGTTTAGAACATTTTTCCGAAATTGAATCCGGTTATGCGGAAGATTTAAGCAAGTTAAAAAATGAGATTTTTTCTTTAAACGATTTTAAGCAAGTTGATAATATTAGATATTTAACAGGTATTGAAGAGTTTGATAGAGTTCTTGGTGCTGGTATTGTAGTTGGTAGTGCAATTGTGATATCAGGAGAGCCTGGTATTGGGAAATCGACTTTTTTACTTCAAATTTCCAGTATTCTTTCACTTGCTGGCAAGAATGTGCTTTATCTTGCAGGTGAAGAATCAATTCCACAAATTAAATTGAGGGCAAATAGACTTAAGATTTTTTCGGATATATTGATAACTAATGAGATAGATATTGAGTCTTTAATCAAAATGCTTGCAAATATTGAACCTGACTTTATTGTTGTTGATTCTATTCAGACTTTGCATTCAAACGAGGTTCAAGGCAGTCTTGGAGGAGTTGCCCAATTAAAGCATTGTGTTTACAAGCTTGTGGAATGGGCAAGGGGGAAGAATATAACTTTATGTTTAGTGGGGCATATTACAAAAGATGGTATTTTAGCAGGTCCAAAGATAATAGAGCATATGGTAGATGCTGTTTTTTATTTTGAGGAGGCAGAAAAATCTTTGCGTATGCTTAGAGCTACTAAAAATAGGTTTGGCTCTATTAATGAAGTAGGTATTTTTGAAATGACAAGTTTGGGGCTTATTGATGTTAAAGATCCCTCTTCTATTTTTTTAGAGAAAAAGGAGGAAGTATCCTCAGGAATTGCTATTGGAATTATTAATGAAGGCAGTAGAGTTTTATTTATTGAAATACAAGCTTTAATTACAAGGACTGGTATGAATATTCCTAGAATTTTCTCTGAAAAAATAGATTCTAAGAAAATATCAAGAATCTTAGCCGTTATTAGTAAGTATTTGAATCTTAATTTTAATAATGATGATGTGTATGTTAATGTTGCTGGGGGACTTAGAATTGATGATATAGAAATTGAGCTTGCTATTTTGGTTGCATTATTTTCTGCCAAAACTAATGTCGTTGTGGATCAAGAATTGATCTTTACAGGTGAAATTTCTCTTTCGGGGAAAATTAAATCATCCTCTAATATTGAGGGTAAAGTTATTGCAGCTAGAAAATCTGGATTTCAAAGCGTCTTGGGTGCTAAGCTAAGGGGTAATCATTATAAGGGATATGAAGGCATAGATAATGTTTTGGGTGTTGTTAGGCGATTGGTTAAAGATAAAAAAATAAGAGAGCATGCATAG
- the rsmI gene encoding 16S rRNA (cytidine(1402)-2'-O)-methyltransferase encodes MLYIVGTPIGNLGDITYRAIDTLRFVDVVFAEDTRVAKGLLSHYGIVKKLISCNAVIEHKRIDLLLEYLSSGKNVAFVSDAGTPCLSDPGALLVDAAFKHGYEVSPIPGVSSFNSVISVNPFRDKVVVFEGFLPNKGVKRVKRIEELYNRGDAFILLESSHRILKLLLEISLVNLNANVLVGREMTKLYEEYKIGKPLELKKYFEENNKDKGEFTILVSRKSKN; translated from the coding sequence GTGTTATACATTGTAGGAACACCCATAGGTAATTTAGGTGATATTACATATCGCGCAATTGATACTTTGAGATTTGTTGATGTTGTATTTGCAGAAGATACAAGAGTTGCCAAGGGGCTTTTATCTCATTATGGTATTGTTAAAAAATTAATTTCTTGTAATGCAGTAATAGAGCATAAAAGAATTGATTTGTTATTAGAATACTTATCTAGTGGAAAAAACGTAGCTTTTGTTAGTGATGCAGGCACTCCTTGTCTTAGTGATCCTGGTGCTTTACTTGTTGATGCGGCATTTAAACATGGGTATGAAGTTTCTCCTATTCCAGGTGTTAGTTCTTTTAATTCAGTTATCAGTGTAAATCCTTTTAGGGATAAAGTTGTAGTTTTTGAAGGATTTTTGCCAAATAAAGGAGTTAAAAGGGTCAAAAGGATTGAAGAACTGTATAATAGAGGCGATGCATTTATTCTTCTTGAATCCAGTCACAGGATTTTGAAATTATTATTAGAAATTTCTTTAGTAAATTTGAATGCTAATGTTCTTGTTGGGCGTGAGATGACAAAATTATATGAGGAATATAAAATTGGTAAGCCTTTAGAACTGAAAAAATATTTTGAAGAAAATAACAAAGATAAAGGAGAATTTACAATTTTGGTTAGCAGAAAGTCTAAAAATTAA
- a CDS encoding DUF1893 domain-containing protein yields MISGLNPTLKLFKEHRILYSNMERGLKPLLEVDNFINKYIQNKEGLEIYDKVVGKASAIIIYNIGLQNVQAGVISQPAKDFLESRGIRVSFRKLVEKINDKTENLIESLENPEEVYKYMIKRGIIVSNF; encoded by the coding sequence ATGATATCAGGATTAAATCCTACATTAAAATTGTTTAAGGAGCATAGGATACTTTACTCCAATATGGAAAGAGGTTTAAAACCCCTCTTAGAAGTTGATAATTTTATTAATAAATACATTCAAAATAAAGAAGGTTTAGAAATTTATGATAAGGTTGTAGGCAAAGCTTCTGCTATTATCATTTATAATATTGGGCTTCAAAATGTCCAGGCAGGTGTTATTTCTCAGCCCGCAAAGGACTTCTTGGAAAGTAGAGGAATAAGGGTTAGTTTTAGAAAGCTAGTAGAAAAGATAAATGATAAGACTGAAAACTTGATTGAAAGTTTAGAAAATCCAGAGGAAGTTTATAAATATATGATTAAAAGAGGAATTATTGTAAGTAATTTCTAG
- a CDS encoding YigZ family protein has translation MMLTPKENTYSKIEVKKSIFLSYIFHVEQKEEINKILKEYKLKFKNATHVVYGFRIGNSTSFINGMNDDKEPRSTAGKPTLDAILNKNLTDTLIITVRYFGGTLLGKQGLIKAYSKSAQEVINKSNLTEKEEMEILCLNLNYNQYNLLTRTKNKMGIKITDANFLDKINTTIQFNIKDKKHIIKFLQENSLI, from the coding sequence ATGATGTTAACTCCTAAAGAAAATACGTATTCAAAAATTGAAGTAAAAAAATCCATCTTCTTATCATATATTTTTCATGTAGAGCAAAAAGAGGAAATAAATAAAATATTAAAAGAATATAAATTAAAATTTAAAAATGCAACTCATGTCGTTTATGGATTTAGAATTGGCAATTCAACTTCATTTATAAATGGAATGAACGATGACAAAGAACCACGTTCAACAGCTGGAAAACCTACGCTAGATGCTATATTAAACAAAAATTTAACAGATACCCTAATTATTACAGTACGTTATTTCGGAGGAACTTTGCTTGGAAAACAGGGCTTAATCAAAGCATATTCCAAATCAGCACAAGAAGTAATCAATAAATCAAATCTAACAGAAAAAGAAGAAATGGAAATATTATGCCTTAATCTCAACTACAATCAATACAATTTACTTACACGAACTAAAAACAAGATGGGCATTAAAATTACAGATGCAAATTTTCTAGATAAAATAAATACCACAATACAATTTAACATAAAAGATAAAAAACATATCATAAAGTTTTTACAAGAAAATTCTCTAATCTAA
- a CDS encoding ParA family protein encodes MKIISIINQKGGVGKTTSAINIAYSITLLNKKALLIDIDSQGNTSIGINVSKKEDTNSSYELIYKKQKITPIKNFNIDIIPSSIKLTLLEKELIHELSRENFLKNALEQYKQDDYDFIILDCPPTLSILTINALVASKYILIPIETEFFAFEGINQLLDTITAVKQINKDLEIIGVFINKYDIRNKSKEKYIDYLRKVFKEKFLNTKIRKNISISKSQEENIPVYIYNKESNAAKDFLELTKEIIEKTKG; translated from the coding sequence ATGAAAATAATATCCATTATTAATCAAAAAGGTGGTGTTGGTAAAACAACTAGTGCTATAAATATTGCATATTCAATTACACTGCTGAACAAAAAAGCGCTCCTCATAGACATTGACTCACAAGGTAATACCAGTATCGGGATTAATGTTTCAAAAAAAGAAGATACAAATTCAAGTTATGAACTTATCTATAAAAAACAAAAAATTACACCTATTAAAAATTTTAACATAGATATAATCCCGTCAAGTATTAAGCTAACACTACTAGAGAAAGAATTAATACATGAACTTTCAAGAGAAAATTTTTTAAAAAATGCTCTAGAACAATATAAACAAGATGATTACGATTTTATCATCCTTGACTGCCCTCCGACTCTCTCAATACTTACAATAAATGCCCTTGTTGCAAGCAAATATATTTTAATACCAATAGAAACAGAATTTTTTGCATTTGAAGGAATCAATCAACTATTAGATACAATAACTGCTGTTAAACAGATAAATAAAGATTTAGAGATTATTGGTGTATTTATCAATAAATATGATATTAGAAACAAAAGCAAAGAAAAATACATTGATTATTTAAGAAAAGTATTTAAAGAAAAATTCCTAAATACCAAAATAAGAAAAAATATAAGCATTTCAAAATCTCAAGAAGAAAACATACCAGTCTATATATATAACAAAGAAAGTAATGCAGCAAAGGACTTTTTAGAGCTTACAAAAGAAATAATAGAAAAAACTAAAGGATAA
- a CDS encoding ParB/RepB/Spo0J family partition protein produces the protein MNETFKMVDINLLDIDKSQPRKSINLAELEELSISIKENGILQPIIVFNNNGRYNIVIGERRFRAAKLAGMSQIPIIEIETTRKDKDFMSLVENIQRENLTPVEEAYAYKNLMDKHSLTQKALSEKIGKNRSHVANLVRILELEQEILNSLHKKEISLGHAKVLLSLKDNQDRYGLYLLIIKKKLSVRDAENYVKNFYKPINDKSEILRDPFLNSIKEFLISRIQTKISIKGSKEKGKIEISYFTSSDLKRIISIFESIK, from the coding sequence ATGAACGAGACTTTTAAAATGGTAGATATTAATCTTTTAGATATCGATAAATCACAACCTAGAAAGTCTATTAATCTTGCTGAGCTTGAGGAATTAAGTATTTCTATAAAAGAAAATGGAATATTGCAACCTATTATTGTTTTTAATAATAATGGTAGGTATAACATAGTAATAGGTGAGAGAAGATTTAGAGCTGCTAAATTAGCTGGTATGAGTCAAATTCCTATTATAGAGATAGAAACAACTAGAAAAGATAAAGATTTTATGTCTTTAGTTGAGAACATTCAGAGGGAAAACTTAACTCCTGTTGAAGAGGCATATGCTTATAAAAATCTTATGGATAAACATTCTTTGACTCAAAAAGCCTTATCTGAAAAAATAGGTAAAAATAGGTCACATGTTGCTAATTTAGTTCGAATTTTAGAGCTTGAACAGGAGATATTAAATTCGTTACATAAAAAGGAAATATCACTGGGGCATGCTAAGGTTTTATTGTCGTTAAAGGATAATCAGGATAGATATGGGCTTTATCTTTTAATAATTAAAAAAAAATTGTCAGTTAGAGATGCAGAAAATTATGTGAAAAATTTTTATAAACCTATCAATGATAAATCAGAAATTTTAAGAGATCCTTTTTTAAATAGTATTAAAGAATTTTTAATAAGTAGAATACAAACTAAAATAAGTATTAAGGGAAGCAAGGAAAAAGGAAAGATCGAAATAAGTTATTTTACATCTTCTGATTTAAAGAGAATTATTTCTATCTTTGAGAGTATTAAGTAA
- the gyrA gene encoding DNA topoisomerase (ATP-hydrolyzing) subunit A: MAIEEDKEKILNIKIEDEVRTSYLNYAMSVIVSRALPDVRDGLKPVHRRILYSMHEMGLRADKSFKKAGRIVGDVLGKYHPHGDQSIYEALVRLAQDFSLRYPIVTGQGNFGSIDGDPPAAMRYTEARMAKIAEELVRDIDRQTVDFRANYDDSLFEPEVLPAAFPFLLVNGSSGIAVGMATNMAPHNLREICEAIVYMLDHDDASVDDLIKIVKGPDFPTYAEIIYNDSLVKAYTTGKGSVVIRARYHIEEKTEDHVAVIITQIPYAVNKSSLLIKIAFLIKEEKLEGISDIRDESDREGIRIVLEIKKGFDPYVVMNLLYEYTELRKNFSINNLALVDGIPKQLNLKELVFEFIKHRKEIVRRRVEFDLKKAREKAHILEGLNIALSNIGRVIEIIRSSRLIKDAKEDLIKEFNLSEIQSNSILDMKLQRLTSLEIEKLEEELKILLALIKDYEDILIRPERIVNIVREEIINLSVKFGDERRTKIIYDEEVLKTSMSDLMQRENVIVILTKQGFIKRILQDEYKLQGIGGKGLGSFELQDKDQVNIALCVNTHDFLLMISNEGKLYVINAYGIKDTSRTSRGQNIRELINLGEKEEILAVKNCNELSSDNYLLITTANGKIARIETEGFKTLKSRGVIVIKLDDKDFVTSAEIVSKNEKIICISKKGNAFAFNSNDIRLTHRGTQGVSGMRVREGDMLIKALAVRQGSHILIVSENGYGKRLEISKVTELKRGATGYTCYKKSDEKAGTVVDAVSVAQDDEILLVSKTSKVLRTLVDKISEQGKDARGMQVLSLDEDKLISVSKFVK; encoded by the coding sequence ATGGCAATTGAAGAAGATAAAGAGAAAATATTAAATATAAAAATAGAAGATGAAGTTAGAACATCTTATTTAAATTATGCAATGTCTGTTATTGTTTCAAGAGCTCTTCCTGATGTGAGGGATGGTCTTAAACCTGTTCACAGAAGGATCCTATATTCAATGCATGAAATGGGACTTAGGGCTGATAAATCATTTAAAAAAGCTGGAAGAATTGTTGGAGATGTTCTTGGTAAATATCATCCTCATGGTGATCAGTCAATTTATGAAGCACTTGTAAGGCTTGCACAGGATTTTTCATTAAGATATCCGATAGTAACTGGACAGGGCAATTTTGGTTCTATTGATGGCGATCCTCCTGCTGCTATGAGATATACTGAAGCTCGAATGGCCAAAATAGCTGAGGAGCTTGTTAGGGATATAGATAGACAAACTGTTGATTTTAGAGCCAATTATGATGATTCTTTATTTGAGCCTGAAGTTTTGCCAGCTGCTTTTCCATTTCTTTTAGTTAATGGTTCTAGTGGAATTGCTGTTGGAATGGCAACAAATATGGCTCCACATAATTTAAGGGAAATTTGTGAAGCCATAGTGTATATGCTGGATCACGATGATGCTTCTGTTGATGATTTAATTAAAATAGTTAAAGGCCCAGATTTTCCTACTTATGCTGAAATCATATATAATGATAGCTTAGTTAAGGCTTATACGACTGGAAAGGGTAGTGTTGTTATTAGAGCTCGATATCATATTGAGGAAAAGACGGAAGATCATGTTGCTGTTATAATTACACAAATACCTTATGCTGTGAACAAATCTTCTTTGCTTATAAAAATTGCATTTTTAATAAAGGAAGAAAAGCTTGAAGGTATATCTGATATAAGGGATGAATCGGATCGTGAGGGTATTAGAATTGTCCTTGAAATTAAAAAAGGTTTTGACCCTTATGTCGTTATGAATTTACTTTATGAATATACTGAGTTGAGGAAAAATTTTAGCATAAATAATTTGGCTCTTGTTGATGGAATTCCAAAACAATTAAATTTAAAAGAGCTTGTTTTTGAATTTATTAAACATAGAAAGGAAATTGTTAGAAGGCGGGTGGAGTTTGACTTAAAAAAAGCAAGAGAAAAGGCTCATATTCTTGAAGGATTAAATATTGCTTTAAGTAATATTGGTAGAGTTATCGAAATAATACGATCTTCTAGGCTCATAAAAGATGCTAAGGAAGATCTTATTAAAGAATTTAATTTGTCAGAGATTCAATCTAATTCTATACTGGATATGAAGTTACAGAGGTTAACATCTCTTGAAATAGAGAAACTTGAAGAAGAGTTGAAAATTCTCCTAGCTTTAATAAAAGATTATGAAGACATTCTTATTCGTCCAGAAAGAATTGTTAATATTGTAAGGGAAGAGATTATTAATTTAAGTGTAAAATTTGGCGATGAGCGCCGAACAAAAATAATTTATGATGAGGAGGTTTTAAAAACTAGTATGTCAGATTTAATGCAGAGGGAAAATGTTATTGTTATTCTTACAAAGCAGGGTTTCATTAAAAGAATCTTACAAGATGAGTATAAACTTCAAGGTATAGGTGGTAAGGGCCTTGGTTCTTTTGAGTTACAAGACAAAGATCAAGTTAATATTGCTTTGTGTGTCAATACTCATGACTTTTTACTTATGATTTCAAATGAAGGGAAGCTTTATGTAATTAATGCTTATGGGATTAAGGATACTTCTAGGACTTCAAGAGGACAAAATATACGTGAGCTTATTAATTTGGGAGAAAAAGAAGAAATATTAGCTGTTAAAAATTGCAATGAATTATCGTCAGACAATTATTTATTAATAACAACTGCAAATGGAAAAATAGCTCGTATTGAAACAGAAGGATTTAAGACGCTTAAATCAAGGGGCGTTATTGTCATTAAGCTCGATGATAAAGATTTTGTTACAAGTGCTGAGATTGTTTCTAAGAATGAAAAAATTATTTGTATTTCTAAGAAGGGTAATGCTTTTGCATTTAATTCAAATGATATTAGGCTTACACATAGAGGAACTCAGGGTGTTTCTGGTATGAGAGTAAGAGAAGGTGATATGCTTATTAAGGCATTAGCAGTAAGACAAGGATCCCATATTTTAATTGTGTCTGAGAATGGCTATGGCAAGAGATTAGAAATATCTAAGGTGACTGAGCTTAAAAGAGGAGCTACTGGTTATACTTGCTATAAAAAATCCGATGAAAAGGCCGGTACCGTTGTTGATGCTGTTTCAGTTGCGCAAGATGATGAAATATTACTTGTAAGTAAGACTTCAAAGGTCTTGAGAACATTAGTTGACAAAATATCTGAGCAAGGTAAGGATGCTAGGGGAATGCAAGTATTATCTCTTGATGAGGATAAGTTGATATCTGTTTCAAAATTTGTCAAATAA
- the gyrB gene encoding DNA topoisomerase (ATP-hydrolyzing) subunit B, whose product MSYVANNIQVLKGLEAVRKRPGMYIGSVSINGLHHLVYEVVDNSVDEALAGFCDKIEVVINPDNSITVNDNGRGIPTDIHEEEGISALELVLTKLHSGGKFNKGTYKVSGGLHGVGISVVNALSSFLEVIISRDGNLFKQTYSRGIPTSEVEVVGVSAARGTKVTFLADSEIFETLEYDFETLSKRLRELAFLNDKIRISIEDRRLGKEKFLEFYFEGGIKAFVDYITNNSTNIQSEPYFIEGTCDDVIVSVGLKWTEGYSENILSFVNNINTREGGTHVAGFKSGFLKAMSEAFKESKISKKDVPNLTLDDFKEGLTAVISIKVPEPQFEGQTKGKLGNSYVKKIVEAIVHDELLKVIDANPLEIDIILNKAIKAARAREAARKARESERKKSAFESLALPGKLADCASKNPLEREIYIVEGDSAGGSAKMGRDRFYQAILPLWGKMLNVEKTREDKVITNDKLIPIIASLGAGVGKTFYIEKLRYHKIIIMADADVDGSHIRTLLLTFFFRYMRQLIDNGHVYIAMPPLYKVKYENRAHYFYDDLEKEAFLSSIETGRRDKVSLQRYKGLGEMNPTQLWETTMNPATRKMKLVKIDDAIQAEKIFITLMGDDVEPRREFIEQNALDVVNLDV is encoded by the coding sequence ATGAGTTATGTTGCTAATAATATCCAGGTTTTAAAGGGCCTTGAAGCTGTTAGAAAAAGGCCTGGTATGTATATTGGATCCGTTTCAATTAATGGATTGCATCACTTGGTTTATGAAGTGGTTGATAATAGTGTTGACGAGGCTTTAGCAGGGTTTTGTGATAAAATAGAGGTAGTTATAAATCCAGATAATTCGATAACAGTAAATGATAATGGTAGAGGAATTCCTACAGATATTCATGAAGAAGAAGGAATTAGCGCTCTTGAACTTGTTTTAACTAAGTTACATTCTGGAGGCAAATTTAATAAAGGTACTTATAAGGTTTCTGGTGGACTTCATGGGGTTGGAATTTCGGTTGTTAATGCTTTATCATCCTTTTTAGAGGTAATTATTAGCAGGGATGGAAATCTTTTTAAGCAAACTTATTCAAGGGGTATTCCAACATCTGAGGTTGAGGTTGTTGGAGTAAGTGCTGCCAGAGGTACTAAAGTTACTTTTTTAGCTGATTCTGAGATTTTTGAAACCTTGGAATATGATTTTGAAACTTTATCAAAGAGATTAAGAGAGCTTGCATTTTTAAATGATAAGATACGGATTTCAATTGAAGATAGGAGATTAGGCAAGGAAAAGTTTTTAGAGTTTTATTTTGAAGGTGGAATAAAAGCTTTTGTAGATTATATAACAAATAATAGCACAAATATTCAAAGTGAGCCTTATTTTATTGAAGGAACTTGTGATGATGTTATTGTTAGTGTTGGACTTAAATGGACTGAAGGGTATTCTGAGAATATTTTATCGTTTGTAAACAATATTAATACCAGAGAGGGCGGCACCCATGTTGCTGGTTTTAAGAGTGGTTTTTTAAAGGCAATGAGTGAAGCTTTTAAAGAGTCAAAGATAAGTAAGAAAGATGTTCCAAATCTTACATTAGATGATTTTAAGGAAGGTTTAACAGCGGTAATTTCTATTAAGGTTCCAGAACCTCAATTTGAGGGTCAAACTAAGGGAAAATTAGGAAATTCTTATGTAAAAAAAATTGTTGAAGCTATTGTGCATGATGAGCTTTTGAAAGTTATTGATGCTAATCCTTTAGAAATAGATATTATTCTTAATAAAGCGATAAAAGCTGCTCGTGCTCGTGAAGCTGCAAGAAAAGCAAGAGAGTCTGAGAGAAAAAAAAGTGCCTTTGAAAGCTTAGCATTGCCTGGCAAATTGGCAGATTGTGCATCTAAAAACCCGCTTGAGAGAGAGATTTATATTGTGGAAGGTGATTCTGCAGGAGGAAGTGCTAAAATGGGAAGAGATAGATTTTATCAAGCTATCTTGCCATTGTGGGGGAAAATGCTGAATGTTGAAAAAACACGAGAAGATAAGGTTATTACAAACGACAAGCTTATTCCGATAATTGCCTCTCTTGGTGCTGGTGTTGGGAAGACTTTTTATATTGAAAAACTTCGTTATCATAAAATTATTATTATGGCCGATGCTGATGTTGATGGTTCTCATATTCGAACATTACTTCTGACATTTTTCTTTCGTTACATGAGACAGTTAATTGATAATGGGCATGTATATATAGCTATGCCACCTCTTTATAAAGTTAAATATGAGAATAGGGCGCATTACTTTTATGATGATTTGGAAAAGGAAGCTTTTTTAAGCTCGATTGAGACTGGCAGGAGAGATAAAGTTAGTCTTCAAAGGTATAAGGGGCTTGGGGAGATGAATCCTACACAACTTTGGGAAACTACTATGAATCCTGCTACTAGAAAAATGAAATTAGTGAAAATAGATGATGCTATACAGGCTGAGAAAATTTTTATTACTCTTATGGGAGACGATGTTGAACCTAGAAGAGAATTTATTGAGCAAAATGCGCTTGATGTCGTAAATCTTGATGTGTGA